The Catharus ustulatus isolate bCatUst1 chromosome 25, bCatUst1.pri.v2, whole genome shotgun sequence genome contains the following window.
GTATCCAATGCACACCAGATCCAGGTGAGATGGCCCCAAAATCCGGAGCAGGACCCAGCagggcccagggctgctggaagcACCTTCATGCTCCTgccttgggcactgctgggcGCACTGaagagaggctggagcagagcagggacgGGGGATGAGCATGGCCAGCCTTgcagggtgctggcaggagctgcagccgGGGGAGGAGGGCTCAGGATacccagcccaggcagagcagctgcctggcaAAGACGGCCGAAAACAAGGCAGGGGAATGGCCGCAGGGCTTTGCCCTTTGCTTGTCCCCACGGAGctctcccccacctcccctgggctctgcccccggccccgcagctCCCGCGGCTGCTGCCACCCAGCAcggccacccccagcccctgcctcgGGTGTGTTTGCCATCCCGAGCTCTTCCCTACGGATCATCTCTCATTTCTTTCCATACCATCACCCTTAGCAGCATCAAAGCCATCGGCTTCCCGCACGCTCCTCCTGCTCCTATCCTGCCCCCTCCGTTGGTTCGTGAATTTTTTGGCCCCAGGGATCCAGTGTTCTTATGGATGCAGGGGAAGCACCGTGTGCTGGGCACGGTGGGCAGGAGCcatccagcccctgccaggtactggaaaaaaaaacacaaagtcAGAAAAGACCCAACCAACCACCTGTCTCAGCAATGCACCCTGGTTTTTGTACATTGATTGTGTAATTTAAGaagtatatatataatatatatatctCTCGTGATTGTATTTCCGTGgatacaacaacaaaaagcagcaagagaaaataaCCGAGCTCTGTCAGCGTCCTTGGCTCTGGGGTCTCCTTTGCTGTGCGTCTGTCTCACCCCTGGGGGGTGGCTGGGGTGGTTATGGacccccagagcacccccacCCCAAGGTTTAGGggtgcagcaggatgggggCTCGGATGCattgctgggggctgggggccaAGGGAACAGCCACTGCCTCTGGGGACTCCTGTGCCACACAAACCCCACGGAGGGGCTCGAGAGGATGCAGTTTTGGGGCCATCCCAAGCCCTGACCCAGCGCTCTCCTGAGCCTGTGAAAGCCCTGGCACAGCGAGTTGAtgtcacctcctgccctcctccaCCCTGCCAGAGGACCTGTGAGTGGGACACGAGATCTGGGGCACCACCAGCCCATCCTCACTGACCCCCACACCggctgcacagggcacacacagcaaaTCACAAAACAcactttgcttttttgttttctttccccccattttttcgTTTTCCCACTCCCTTTTCCAAAGGTCAAGGCAgctttcctccctgccctgctcctccctgtcctgcatccctccctgccctgcatccctcccgccaggatgtgagcagggctgtccggatctgctgctctgggagcagcatgGAGCAAGAACAGAAGGGAAAGGCAGTAGCTGGCACCAgtagattttttaaagaaaaaaaaaaacaaaccaggagaCCAAGAACcaggtgtttttccttttaagctCCCACAGAACATCCCTGGAAGCCGGGGCCACCCCTCGGCATTTGCACCTCAACCACGACTCATCACCAGCCAAAACcgaaaagcaaataaacaaataaaaaaccctatAATATAAAAGATCAACATTGCCAGGTAACTCTGACTGTGGTGCAATGAGCAGGTGaagcaattcccagctctctgccccagcccagcctcggCGGATCACAGTCTGGATTTATTGTCCAGAGGGAAATGGCAAAGCTGCCACCTCCATTTCCCCAAACTCCAGGATCAGGCAGTCCAAGTAAAATCTCAATCTAGGGAAGAGTTTTGTGCCAGAGCACAGAACCTGGGGTCCAAGGAGGATTTTGGTGGCTCCATGCACAAGGATGGGGGACCCAGCTTGGGGGGTCCCCACTGTGCACAGCCCCACACCCACATTTACAGCTGCCCCCTTTGCAGAACTCCCATTTGCAGCCCCAAATCTCTGTGAAGGGGAGAAGCTGAGCGTGTCCTGGAGTGTAAAGCAAAGGAGGGGATGCACCTGTCCCAGTGAGGTGCCAAGGTCCCCAGTGGCACAGCTCCCATGGCAGGCAGCACCCTGGGTtggtgccaggctgctcccacagGGATTGGGACAGGACCCCACCATGAGGAGCAGTGGATGTCCCtgagggtgtccctgtccctgagggtgtccctgtccctgtgggtaCCATTGTCTCAGTCACACCCCAggctttttcctccctgaaCAATGGCTGGGGTGAAGCCACCTGCAGCCAGAGcgtgggagggaggagaggaagggcCACAAGCCCAGCCACCGTGCCCACCCATCCCACTGTACACGAGTGTTCTGCATGGTCCTTGCCCTGCACCAGGGCCTGCTGGAGGTGTCCCTTTGTCCGTTgccagcaggtcctggcagggaaagCCTCATCCCTCAGCCAAGGTccttgctgctggcagagggtctctgtggctggggcagagggaggcagCGAAATTCCCCCGTCCCTCCCGGCGCTCAGCCGGTCCCGCCGCCCTCAGACCGGGTGGACGAACTGGTAGACGAGGCGCTGGGAGATGTCGGGCTTGCGGATGATTCCTTTCTTGTAGTACTGCCGGATGGAGCGGCTCAGCTTGTCGTAGTTCATGGCAGGGCGGTTCTTGCGGATGCCCCACAGCCGGGCCACCTGTGCCGAGTCCTCGATCTTGAAGATGCCTGGCAGGGGAGCGGGGCACGGAGGGTTacagcatctcctgccccaCCTCAGCCCCCCCAGCGCCCGCCCGGGGGtctctggagcatccctgcccacctTTGTCCTTGTTGAGCCAGCGGATGAAGCGCCCGTAGTTGTGCggtttcagcagcagctccttgagGAACTGCCACAGGTGGATGGGTTGGCCGGCGCACGACGAGTCCACCTCGCTGTCGGCCAAGctggtgtcacctcctgccACGGGAAGGGACGGgtgagaggagggaagggacagacctctctgctgtgccccacaccagggagctgcagagtcCTCATGGGAACCCCGATGCCAGAGGGTCCCCAGGGCTCGGCACTGGGTCtgcaaaatttgctttctgctcCCTGTTTTGGAGCAGGGAGGACAGCTCAGTCCTGCCCTTGAGCAGCCCGCAGAGGTGCAGGGGGTGTGGGATAGGGCCGGGGAGGGGTTCGAGCCCTTTCCCCTCGGCAGGATTTTGCAgagagctgtggggctgctctgggacagaGGGACTGTAACCGCACagatcccacagcagcagagctgagcccacaCAGAACTCACCGTAGTATCTCATATCTCCAGGGGCAGCCTTCTCCTTCATCCAGGCGGCTGGAAGAGAGGAGTGGGGCATCAGGGGGGCATCTCCTGCCGCACCGCATCGCccaccctccccagctccttcccgGTCCCCGGCACCCACCAGACTTCCAGATGTCGAGGTGGGCATGCAGGATGTCGCCGCAGGCGGGCGAGCGCTGGCAGAACTGCTCCTCGGACATGGCACACAGGTCCTTCCCCGACAGCTCCTGGAAGGACTTCCCGATCTGCGGCAGCCGGTACTGGTGCTCCGT
Protein-coding sequences here:
- the SPDEF gene encoding SAM pointed domain-containing Ets transcription factor; this translates as MGSASPGLTALPPGRLSWPDPALLPPPRDPDPRSWGCPESPSPPSTPEQPLPAFCLHYFDMLYPEDTAWATKGAGEASHSSGQGGREEARKEPEQCPIIDSQGLGLGPEGDLQDSLHLEEHSLEQVQSMVVGEVLKDIETACKLLNIAADPTDWSPGNVQKWILWTEHQYRLPQIGKSFQELSGKDLCAMSEEQFCQRSPACGDILHAHLDIWKSAAWMKEKAAPGDMRYYGGDTSLADSEVDSSCAGQPIHLWQFLKELLLKPHNYGRFIRWLNKDKGIFKIEDSAQVARLWGIRKNRPAMNYDKLSRSIRQYYKKGIIRKPDISQRLVYQFVHPV